The Candidatus Kryptonium sp. genome contains a region encoding:
- a CDS encoding YncE family protein: MIFDLKTDKLITQFQTGEGPHEVAISPNRKYAVITNYGTREKPGNSLTLYNLEKLTVEKTINLGDFRRPHGIEWIDNEKVIITAETNKSIIIVDVKNEKIVASVKTEQEVSHMLALSADKSRCFVANIGSGSMSVIDLKEMKLVKNISTGRGSEGIDVSPDGAEIWVTNRAEDSVAVIDAKTLEVKLKFKVEGFPIRVKFSKDGKYAVISSARSGEITIVDAKSKEILKRIKTAEKSDVEKTGRLFGSAFGDSPVPIGIAIGRDNIIYVANSNADIVSVIDIKAGKVVKTIGTGKEPDGIGLW; this comes from the coding sequence ATGATTTTTGATCTGAAGACAGATAAGTTGATAACTCAATTTCAAACGGGAGAAGGACCGCACGAGGTTGCAATTTCACCAAATAGAAAATATGCTGTCATAACAAATTACGGAACAAGAGAAAAACCAGGGAATTCGCTCACGCTTTACAATCTTGAGAAATTAACAGTTGAAAAAACTATAAATCTTGGCGACTTTCGCAGACCACATGGAATTGAATGGATTGATAATGAAAAGGTTATAATCACGGCAGAAACAAATAAATCAATAATCATAGTTGATGTTAAAAATGAAAAGATCGTTGCTTCTGTCAAGACAGAGCAAGAGGTTTCACACATGCTTGCTCTTTCCGCTGACAAATCCAGATGTTTCGTTGCAAACATTGGCTCTGGCTCCATGAGCGTAATTGATTTAAAAGAAATGAAACTTGTCAAGAACATATCAACCGGAAGAGGTAGCGAAGGAATTGATGTCTCTCCAGATGGAGCCGAAATATGGGTCACGAACCGAGCTGAAGATAGCGTCGCTGTGATTGATGCGAAAACTCTCGAGGTTAAACTAAAATTTAAAGTTGAGGGTTTCCCAATTCGTGTTAAGTTTTCAAAAGATGGGAAATACGCAGTTATATCATCCGCAAGAAGTGGTGAAATCACAATTGTTGATGCCAAAAGCAAGGAAATTTTAAAGCGAATAAAGACAGCGGAGAAATCAGATGTAGAAAAAACAGGAAGATTGTTCGGATCAGCCTTCGGAGATAGCCCCGTTCCCATCGGTATAGCAATCGGACGCGATAACATAATTTATGTAGCAAATTCTAACGCTGATATCGTAAGCGTAATTGACATTAAAGCTGGAAAAGTTGTGAAAACCATCGGAACCGGCAAGGAACCCGATGGAATTGGACTATGGTAA
- a CDS encoding Crp/Fnr family transcriptional regulator — MNPDHDTIKQIPLFSELSTDELRKFTQISQLKKFSKKEIIFSEGDPYLGFYILLKGVVRIFKLTPDGRDITLQIVEPFNLVAEIPLFDGKTYDSNCEALEESTLLFIPKEKFLQLFVKNPKISLKILQGFAKRLRELTQQIETLTSKDVPQRLATYLLEEYEKQRTNREKIEITLNISRSMLASYLGTVIETLSRALRKLQDDGLIEVKGRKITVLNLEKLKNLANSK, encoded by the coding sequence ATGAATCCAGATCATGACACAATAAAACAAATTCCTCTCTTCTCTGAATTATCAACTGACGAGCTTCGCAAGTTTACTCAGATATCCCAGTTGAAGAAATTTTCAAAAAAAGAAATCATTTTCTCCGAAGGAGATCCTTACCTTGGTTTTTATATACTTCTGAAAGGTGTCGTACGAATCTTTAAGCTAACTCCTGACGGCAGAGATATAACCTTGCAAATAGTTGAGCCGTTTAATCTCGTCGCTGAAATTCCACTTTTTGATGGAAAGACATACGATTCAAACTGCGAAGCACTTGAAGAGTCAACATTGCTATTTATACCAAAAGAAAAGTTTTTACAACTATTCGTAAAGAATCCCAAAATTTCACTTAAAATTCTCCAAGGTTTCGCAAAGAGATTAAGAGAATTAACACAACAGATTGAGACGCTAACTTCAAAAGATGTCCCACAGCGACTGGCAACTTATTTGCTGGAGGAGTACGAAAAACAACGCACAAATAGAGAAAAAATTGAAATAACGCTTAACATTTCAAGATCAATGCTTGCTTCATATCTTGGAACAGTCATTGAGACACTTTCAAGAGCGTTAAGAAAATTGCAGGATGATGGGTTGATTGAAGTTAAGGGAAGAAAAATCACTGTTTTAAACTTGGAAAAATTAAAAAATCTTGCAAATTCTAAATGA